From the genome of Maribacter algicola, one region includes:
- a CDS encoding GNAT family N-acetyltransferase, with protein MEIVIENTRVKLSPLTLENYEYLLPIASQEKLVQFSPSDIETPEALKNYVLTALEQQAQKSSIPFIIFDKRTNKYAGSTRYMNIHWKNKVLHIGSTWIGKEFQGTGLNTQMKKLMLDYAFTDLDFEKVEFRVDERNIRSRKAVEKLGCRLEGILRKDVYLLDGFKRNTCCYGLLREEWENNRV; from the coding sequence ATGGAAATAGTAATAGAAAATACTAGGGTGAAACTATCACCTTTAACATTGGAGAACTATGAATACCTACTTCCCATAGCCTCGCAAGAGAAACTGGTACAATTTTCCCCATCGGACATTGAAACTCCTGAAGCACTTAAAAATTATGTCCTTACTGCCTTGGAACAACAAGCACAGAAATCAAGTATACCATTTATAATATTTGATAAGAGAACAAATAAATATGCAGGAAGCACCCGTTACATGAACATACACTGGAAAAACAAAGTGCTTCATATAGGTTCTACCTGGATTGGTAAAGAGTTTCAGGGAACCGGCCTTAATACACAAATGAAAAAGTTAATGTTGGACTATGCCTTTACCGATTTGGATTTCGAGAAAGTGGAATTTAGGGTGGATGAGCGAAACATACGATCAAGAAAAGCGGTAGAAAAACTGGGATGCAGATTGGAAGGAATTCTAAGAAAAGACGTCTACCTTTTGGATGGTTTTAAGCGAAATACGTGTTGTTACGGATTGTTGCGAGAAGAATGGGAAAACAACAGAGTTTGA
- a CDS encoding alpha/beta hydrolase encodes MQTKIKQVRYQHTNTYETLNELGPKTKNVWLVFHGIGFLSKYFLRYFEDLDKEENYIIAPQAPSKYYLNGKYRHVGASWLTRVDRNQETENVMNYIDKVLATENIPKRCHLIVFGFSQGVSIATRLLARTDLKCSKLILYAGGIPEELNFKDFEGLVKEGTEVYSIFGTKDEYINTKRMEEETVKLEILFQGKAKQITFNGGHELKKEIINSIAD; translated from the coding sequence ATGCAAACCAAAATAAAACAAGTCCGATACCAACATACCAATACCTACGAGACCTTAAATGAACTTGGCCCCAAAACCAAGAATGTTTGGCTAGTTTTTCATGGCATAGGCTTTTTAAGTAAATACTTCCTTAGATATTTCGAAGACTTGGATAAAGAAGAAAACTATATCATCGCACCCCAGGCACCCTCAAAATATTATTTGAATGGAAAATATAGGCATGTGGGAGCAAGTTGGTTGACCCGTGTGGATAGAAATCAAGAAACCGAAAACGTAATGAATTATATTGACAAGGTGTTGGCAACCGAAAATATTCCTAAACGTTGCCATTTAATCGTGTTTGGATTTTCACAAGGGGTTTCTATTGCAACAAGACTTCTGGCAAGAACCGACCTAAAATGTTCCAAATTGATTTTATATGCTGGGGGTATTCCTGAGGAACTGAACTTCAAGGATTTTGAAGGACTTGTAAAAGAAGGTACAGAGGTATACTCCATATTCGGAACAAAGGACGAGTACATCAATACTAAAAGAATGGAAGAGGAAACCGTAAAATTGGAAATACTATTTCAGGGAAAAGCAAAACAGATTACCTTTAACGGTGGCCACGAACTAAAAAAAGAAATTATTAACTCCATAGCCGATTGA
- a CDS encoding PaaI family thioesterase: MGEHKDKILEVCNNSSKNTLMETLGITYVDVGEDFLIAKMPVTPKVHQPDGVLHGGATVALAESVGSMASYIFLNASEFFVRGIEISANHVKSVKEGFVYAKASFIHKGRTTQVWDIRITNEQEQLISSCKLTTIALPKK; this comes from the coding sequence ATGGGCGAACACAAAGATAAGATACTTGAGGTCTGCAATAACTCTTCCAAGAACACCCTAATGGAAACATTGGGCATTACCTATGTGGATGTAGGGGAGGATTTTCTAATTGCTAAGATGCCGGTAACCCCCAAGGTACATCAGCCGGACGGTGTGCTCCACGGAGGGGCAACAGTGGCCTTGGCAGAGAGCGTTGGGAGTATGGCCTCCTATATTTTTCTAAATGCCTCGGAGTTTTTTGTAAGGGGCATCGAGATTTCTGCCAATCATGTAAAAAGTGTAAAGGAGGGTTTCGTTTATGCGAAGGCCTCGTTTATTCATAAAGGTAGGACCACACAGGTTTGGGATATTCGGATTACAAACGAACAAGAACAACTAATATCTAGTTGCAAGCTCACCACAATTGCCCTACCAAAAAAATAA
- a CDS encoding chorismate-binding protein, producing MANSLFEKAQNQMMQGLPFVLYKKPKESYVKGIFQLSATLHSVIDFSESGFVFAPFDTAKKPLLMIPDEVVTEAIQSEKSSLKKNLVRSEHLDSKPFESIVSKAIDSIRSGKLEKVVLSRTKDVPISISIFAIFQRLISSYGSAFCYLWYHPEVGTWLGATPEILLKVRGDVFITMSLAGTQLVSGDDTIPVWGKKEYHEQQVVTDYIEQSLKDGVTDLKIGDLETVRAGHLWHLRTKVSGRFIKEKLGTLIESLHPTPAVCGIPKERAKKFIRENEPYDRMFYTGYLGELNLKNEVDRSANTRNTEQKAYRSVMDATELYVNLRCMKMNGNRATLFVGGGITSDSDPWKEWEETENKSQTLLSVLLD from the coding sequence ATGGCTAATTCCTTATTTGAAAAAGCCCAAAATCAAATGATGCAAGGGCTTCCATTTGTACTCTACAAAAAACCCAAGGAATCGTATGTCAAGGGTATTTTTCAATTGAGTGCAACCCTTCATTCGGTTATTGATTTTTCCGAAAGTGGTTTTGTGTTTGCTCCTTTTGATACGGCTAAAAAACCTTTGCTCATGATACCCGATGAGGTTGTCACAGAAGCAATACAATCAGAAAAGTCGTCCCTAAAAAAAAATCTTGTAAGATCGGAGCATCTTGATTCCAAGCCTTTTGAAAGTATTGTTTCAAAGGCAATCGATTCCATAAGGTCAGGGAAATTGGAAAAGGTCGTACTTTCGAGAACAAAGGACGTTCCTATTTCAATTTCCATTTTTGCCATTTTTCAACGATTGATCAGTAGCTATGGAAGTGCCTTTTGTTATCTATGGTATCATCCAGAAGTAGGTACCTGGCTAGGTGCCACCCCCGAAATATTGTTGAAAGTAAGGGGTGATGTCTTTATAACGATGTCACTTGCCGGAACCCAACTTGTAAGTGGGGACGATACGATACCGGTTTGGGGCAAGAAGGAATACCATGAACAACAAGTGGTTACGGATTATATAGAACAGTCTTTGAAGGATGGCGTGACTGACCTAAAGATTGGGGACTTGGAGACGGTTAGGGCCGGACACTTATGGCATTTACGAACCAAGGTTTCAGGTCGGTTTATAAAGGAAAAATTAGGCACATTGATAGAATCCCTGCATCCCACACCGGCGGTCTGCGGTATACCAAAGGAAAGGGCCAAAAAATTCATTAGGGAAAACGAGCCTTATGATCGTATGTTTTATACGGGATATTTGGGAGAACTAAACCTGAAGAATGAAGTGGATCGAAGTGCCAACACCAGGAATACGGAACAAAAAGCCTATAGATCCGTCATGGATGCAACAGAGCTTTATGTCAATTTGCGATGTATGAAAATGAACGGAAATAGGGCAACGTTATTTGTTGGTGGTGGAATTACCTCAGATTCTGACCCTTGGAAAGAATGGGAGGAAACAGAAAATAAGAGCCAAACCCTTTTGAGTGTCCTGTTAGATTAA